The following coding sequences are from one Triticum dicoccoides isolate Atlit2015 ecotype Zavitan chromosome 4A, WEW_v2.0, whole genome shotgun sequence window:
- the LOC119286551 gene encoding leucine-rich repeat receptor-like serine/threonine-protein kinase BAM1 translates to MKALHPFVLLSLIFLLPLSIGSVDGYGHGEALHGDALALLSLKASLSCRPHVLRSWLPGNVASVCEWTGVRCAGGRVVSVDIANMNVSTGAPVTAQVTGLAALASLSLAGNGIVGAVAVSALPELRYVNVSGNQLGGGLDGWDFPSLPSLEVFDAYDNNFSSSLPAGVTALPRLRYLDLGGNYFSGVIPASYGGMLALEYLSLNGNNLQGAIPPELGNLTSLRELYLGYYNAFDGGIPPELGRLRNLTMLDVSNCGLTGSIPSELGELASLDTLFLHTNQLTGEIPPELGNLTALTRLDLSNNALTGEVPSTLASLTSLRLLNLFLNRLHGPVPDFVAAMPRLETLQLFMNNLTGRVPAGLGASAALRLVDLSSNRLTGMIPEMLCSSGELHTAILMNNFLFGPIPGALGSCASLTRVRFGHNYLNGSIPAGFLYLPRLNLLELQNNLLSGPVPSNPSPTLTGSESQLAQLNLSNNLLSGPLPAALANLSALQTLLVSNNRLAGAVPPEVGELRLLVKLDLSGNELSGPIPEAIGRCGQLTYIDLSTNKLSGPIPEAIAGIRVLNYLNLSRNQLEESIPAAIGAMSSLTAADFSYNDLSGQLPDTGQLRYLNETAFAGNPRLCGPVLNRPCNISSDAGGSTAVSPRRATAGDYKLVFALGLLACSVIFAAAAVLRARSYPGGGPDGAWRFTAFHKVDFGIAEVIECMKDGNVVGRGGAGVVYAGRARSGGAIAVKRLNGGGRHDHGFRAEIRTLGSIRHRNIVRLLAFCTNDQEANVLVYEYMGGGSLGEVLHGKGGGFLAWDRRYRIALEAARGLCYLHHDCSPMIVHRDVKSNNILLGDGLEAHVADFGLAKFLRSGAGAGAANAGASECMSAVAGSYGYIAPEYAYTLRVDEKSDVYSFGVVLLELVTGRRPVGDFGEGVDIVQWAKRVTDGRRESVPKVVDRRLSTVPMDEVSHLFFVSMLCVQENSVERPTMREVVQMLSEFPRHASTQPSPSSASSSSAPEPDKGPNCYKLFPDLLN, encoded by the exons ATGAAGGCTCTCCATCCTTTTGTCTTGCTCTCCTTGATTTTTCTTCTACCACTATCCATCGGTAGTGTCGATGGCTATGGACACGGCGAGGCGTTGCATGGAGATGCGCTGGCCTTGCTCTCCCTCAAGGCCTCCCTCAGCTGCCGCCCCCACGTGCTGCGCTCGTGGCTGCCGGGCAATGTCGCCTCCGTGTGCGAGTGGACCGGCGTCCGCTGCGCCGGCGGCAGGGTCGTCTCCGTCGACATCGCCAACATGAACGTGTCCACTGGCGCGCCCGTCACGGCCCAGGTGACTGGGCTCGCCGCGCTCGCGAGCCTCTCCCTCGCCGGGAACGGCATCGTGGGCGCGGTGGCCGTGTCCGCGCTCCCGGAGCTCCGCTACGTCAATGTTTCCGGCAACCAGCTCGGCGGCGGCCTCGACGGCTGGGACTTCCCGTCGCTCCCCAGCCTCGAGGTGTTCGACGCCTACGACAACAACTTCTCCTCCTCGCTCCCGGCCGGCGTGACGGCGCTGCCGCGGCTCCGATACCTTGACCTCGGCGGCAATTACTTCTCCGGGGTGATACCCGCGTCGTACGGCGGGATGCTGGCTCTGGAGTACCTGTCCCTCAACGGCAACAACCTGCAGGGCGCCATCCCGCCGGAGCTCGGCAACCTGACGAGCCTCAGGGAGCTGTATCTCGGGTACTACAACGCATTTGACGGCGGCATCCCGCCGGAGCTCGGCCGGCTGCGCAACCTCACCATGCTGGACGTCTCCAACTGCGGCCTCACCGGGAGCATCCCGTCGGAGCTGGGCGAGCTGGCCTCCCTCGACACGCTGTTCCTCCACACGAACCAGCTGACCGGCGAAATCCCGCCGGAGCTCGGCAACCTCACGGCGCTCACCAGGCTGGACCTGTCCAACAACGCGCTCACCGGCGAGGTGCCGAGCACCCTGGCGTCCCTCACCTCGCTCCGGCTGCTCAACCTGTTCCTCAACCGGCTCCACGGCCCGGTCCCCGACTTCGTCGCTGCGATGCCGCGGCTGGAGACGCTGCAGCTCTTCATGAACAACTTGACCGGCCGCGTCCCGGCGGGCCTCGGCGCCAGCGCGGCGCTCCGGCTCGTCGACCTGTCGTCGAACCGGCTCACCGGCATGATCCCCGAGATGCTGTGCTCCTCCGGCGAGCTGCACACCGCCATCCTCATGAACAACTTCCTCTTCGGCCCCATCCCCGGGGCGCTCGGCTCGTGCGCGAGCCTCACCCGGGTCCGGTTCGGCCACAACTACCTCAACGGCAGCATTCCCGCCGGCTTCCTCTACCTCCCGCGGCTCAACCTGCTGGAGCTGCAGAACAACCTGCTCTCCGGTCCGGTCCCGTCGAACCCGAGCCCGACCCTGACCGGTTCGGAGTCGCAGCTGGCCCAGCTCAACCTGTCCAACAACCTGCTGTCCGGGCCGCTGCCTGCCGCGCTGGCCAACCTCTCCGCTCTGCAGACGCTGCTGGTCAGCAACAACCGTCTCGCCGGCGCCGTGCCGCCGGAGGTAGGGGAGCTCCGGCTGCTCGTGAAGCTCGACCTCAGCGGCAATGAGTTGTCCGGGCCGATACCGGAGGCCATCGGCCGGTGCGGGCAGCTCACGTACATTGACCTCAGCACCAACAAGCTGTCTGGGCCGATCCCGGAGGCCATCGCCGGGATACGGGTGCTGAATTACCTCAACCTGTCGAGGAACCAGCTCGAGGAGTCGATCCCCGCCGCGATCGGGGCGATGAGCAGCCTCACGGCGGCCGACTTCTCCTACAACGACCTGTCCGGCCAGCTGCCGGACACGGGCCAGCTGCGGTACCTGAACGAGACGGCGTTCGCGGGCAACCCGAGGCTGTGCGGGCCGGTGCTGAACCGGCCCTGCAACATCAGCAGCGACGCCGGCGGGTCGACGGCCGTGAGCccgcggcgggcgacggcgggggaCTACAAGCTGGTGTTCGCGCTGGGTCTGCTGGCGTGCTCGGTGATCTTCGCCGCGGCGGCCGTGCTGCGCGCTCGGTCGTACCCCGGCGGCGGGCCGGACGGCGCGTGGCGGTTCACGGCGTTCCACAAGGTGGACTTCGGCATCGCGGAGGTGATCGAGTGCATGAAGGACGGCAACGTGGTGGGccgcggcggcgccggcgtggtGTACGCGGGACGAGCCCGGTCGGGCGGCGCGATCGCCGTGAAGCGTCTGAACGGCGGCGGGCGGCACGACCACGGGTTCCGCGCGGAGATCCGGACGCTGGGCAGCATCCGACACCGGAACATCGTGCGGCTGCTAGCCTTCTGCACCAACGACCAGGAGGCGAACGTGCTGGTGTACGAGTACATGGGCGGCGGCAGCCTCGGCGAGGTGCTCCACGGCAAGGGCGGCGGGTTCCTGGCGTGGGACCGGCGGTACCGGATCGCGCTGGAGGCGGCGCGCGGGCTCTGCTACCTGCACCACGACTGCAGCCCGATGATCGTGCACCGGGACGTCAAGTCCAACAACATCCTCCTCGGCGACGGCCTGGAGGCCCACGTGGCGGACTTCGGGCTGGCCAAGTTCCTCcgctccggcgccggcgccggcgcggccAACGCCGGCGCGTCCGAGTGCATGTCCGCCGTCGCCGGGTCCTACGGCTACATCGCGCCAG AGTACGCGTACACCCTGAGAGTGGACGAGAAGAGCGACGTGTACAGCTTCGGCGTCGTCCTGCTGGAGCTCGTCACCGGCCGGCGGCCGGTGGGGGACTTCGGGGAAGGGGTGGACATCGTGCAGTGGGCGAAGCGGGTCACCGACGGCCGGCGGGAGAGCGTGCCCAAGGTCGTCGACCGCCGGCTCAGCACGGTGCCCATGGACGAGGTGTCCCACCTCTTCTTCGTGTCCATGCTCTGCGTCCAGGAGAACAGCGTGGAGCGCCCGACCATGAGGGAGGTGGTGCAGATGCTGTCCGAGTTCCCCCGCCACGCGTCCACCCAGccctcgccgtcgtcggcgtcgtcctCGTCGGCGCCGGAGCCGGACAAGGGGCCCAACTGCTACAAGCTGTTCCCGGACCTGCTGAACTAA